TTACCTTATCGAATTACTAATTTACTAATATGCATGTTATTAAAGActctagaaataaaagaaataaaaagaacgacAGGCAGAGACGAGAGCGACAGGTGGGCAGGTCGATGGCCGGTCCAGAGGGCACGAGCGGCCTGGCCTCAGCCTGACCCCGAGGACAGTGCAGGCGCGGCGCCGAGCGAGGCAGTTCTCTCCCTTTGGCCGGCGCTCCACTGCTCTCCGACTCAGCCCTCAGGTGCGTGCGAGGCAGTTCTCTCCCTTCGGCCGGCGCTCCACTGCTCTCCGACTCAGCCCTCAGGTGCGTGCGAGGCAGTTCTCTCCCTTTGGCCGGCGCTCCACTGCTCTCCGACTCAGCCCTCAGGTGCGTGCGAGGCAGTTCTCTCCCTTCGGCCGGCGCTCCACTGCTCTCCGACTCAGCCCTCAGGTGCGTGCGAGGCAGTTCTCTCCCTTTGGCCGGCGCTCCACTGCTCTCCGACTCAGCCCTCAGGTGCGTGCGAGGCAGTTCTCTCCCTTCGGCCGGCGCTCCACTGCTCTCCGACTCAGCCCTCAGGTGCGTGCGA
The sequence above is drawn from the Penaeus chinensis breed Huanghai No. 1 chromosome 17, ASM1920278v2, whole genome shotgun sequence genome and encodes:
- the LOC125034075 gene encoding uncharacterized protein LOC125034075, which produces MKSFGTPDSDAATSPRTHLRAESESSGAPAKGRELPRTHLRAESESSGAPAEGRELPRTHLRAESESSGAPAKGRELPRTHLRAESESSGAPAKGRELPRTHLRAESESSGAPAEGRELPRTHLRAESESSGAPAKGRELPRTHLRAESESSGAPAEGRELPRTHLRAESESSGAPAKGRELPRTHLRAESESSGAPAEGRELPRTHLRAESESSGAPAKGRELPRSAPRLHCPRGQAEARPLVPSGPAIDLPTYLPKYRPGKRDIPDKDVSEIIAGCALRHQLGRNRRSTAFGI